The Mastacembelus armatus chromosome 9, fMasArm1.2, whole genome shotgun sequence genome contains a region encoding:
- the git2a gene encoding ARF GTPase-activating protein GIT2a isoform X7, which yields MSKRLRNTEVCADCSVPEPRWASVNRGVLICDECCSVHRSLGRHSSQVRHLTHTPWPPTQLQMVQTLYSNGANSIWEHSLLDPASVMSGKRKANPQDKLHPNKSEFIRAKYQMLAFVHRMPCREDDNLTAKDLSKQLHSSVRTGNLETCLRLLSLGAQANFFHPEKGNTPLHVAAKAGQVSQAELLTVYGADPGAPDSNGKTPIDYAREAGHHDLADRLVEIQYELTDRLAFYLCGRKPDHKNGQHFIVPQMADSSLDLSDLAKAAKKKLQSLSNHLFEELAMDVYDEVDRRETDAVWLTTQNHSTLVTETTVVPFLPVNPEYSSTRNQGRQKLARFNAHEFATLVIDILSDAKRRQQGNSVASPKDNVELILKRVALRHCSDSQDNDQPDYDSVASDEDTDQEVSSSKGDRTKSLDSDLSDGPITMHEYLEVKNALSASEVKIQQLMKANNNLSDELRLMQKKLQSLQSENTSLRRQVTTNIYQIPSGSDYPDPSSPSALKRRQSARASRPMSMYETGSGLKPYLPKGETPYPEECIPTLQPFPPHASKLEKQSSMPESDYDNTFNDSEIDDSGLCRRGRLRSTGWLGEGSSVPELDDLEMESDPTLPSTEDVIRKTEQITKNIQELLRAAQENKHDSFIPCSERIHVAVTEMAALFPKKPRSETVRSSLRLLTSSAYRLQSECRKAVSSDGCPGPDMQLVTQQVIQCAYDIAKAAKQLVTVTTKENTN from the exons aACCTCGCTGGGCCTCGGTGAATCGGGGCGTGTTGATTTGCGATGAGTGCTGCAGTGTTCATCGAAGTCTGGGAAGACATAGCTCCCAGGTCCGCCACCTGACGCACACACCATGGCCTCCTACACAGCTACAG ATGGTTCAGACATTATACAGCAATGGTGCCAATTCAATATGGGAGCACTCCCTTCTGGACCCTGCATCTGTGATGAGTGGAAAACGCAAGGCTAACCCTCAGGACAAACTGCA CCCAAACAAGTCAGAGTTTATAAGAGCCAAATATCAAATGTTGGCATTTGTCCATCGCATGCCTTGCCGGGAGGATGACAACTTGACAGCCAAGGATTTAAGCAAG CAACTTCATTCAAGCGTTCGCACTGGGAATCTCGAGACCTGTTTGAGGTTACTATCTCTGGGAGCACAAGCAAATTTTTTTCACCCA GAAAAAGGAAACACCCCCCTGCATGTAGCTGCAAAGGCAGGACAAGTGTCTCAGGCTGAGCTGTTAACTGTGTATGGGGCAGATCCTGGAGCCCCTGACAGCAATGGCAAAACTCCCATTGACTATGCAAG GGAAGCGGGCCACCATGACCTGGCAGACAGACTGGTTGAGATTCAGTATGAACTAACAGATCGACTGGCGTTCTACCtgtgtgggagaaaaccag ATCATAAAAATGGCCAGCACTTCATTGTTCCACAGATGGCTGACAG CAGTCTGGATTTATCAGACCTGGCCAAAGCAGCGAAGAAGAAACTACAGTCG CTCAGTAATCATTTATTTGAGGAGCTGGCCATGGATGTGTATGATGAGGTGGACAGACGAGAGACTGATGcgg TGTGGTTGACCACACAGAATCACAGCACTCTGGTGACTGAGACGACGGTGGTGCCTTTTCTTCCTGTGAATCCAGAGTATTCATCAACACGAAACCAG gGGCGACAAAAGCTTGCACGGTTTAACGCACATGAATTTGCAACTCTCGTGATCGACATACTAAGTGATGCTAAGCGCAGACAACAAGGGAATTCAGTAGCCAGTCCCAAAG ATAATGTCGAACTTATCCTGAAGCGTGTGGCCCTCAGGCACTGTAGTGACAGCCAGGACAATGACCAGCCTGACTACGACAGTGTGGCGTCGGATGAGGATACAGATCAAGAGGTCTCCTCAAGCAAAGGAGATAGGACCAAA AGTCTGGACTCCGATCTCTCAGACGGCCCTATTACTATGCATGAATATTTGGAGGTGAAGAACGCACTCTCTGCCTCTGAAGTCAAGATCCAACAACTCATGAAAGCCAACAACAACCTGAGTGACGAGCTGAGGCTGATGCAGAAAAAG CTGCAATCTCTGCAAAGTGAGAACACCTCTCTCAGGCGGCAGGTCACAACCAATATCTATCAGATCCCCAGCGGTTCAGACTACCCCGACCCCTCGAGCCCCTCAGCCCTGAAACGCCGGCAGTCTGCGCGGGCCAGTCGGCCCATGTCTATGTATGAGACCGGCTCAGGCCTGAAGCCCTATCTCCCTAAAGGAGAAACTCCCTACCCTGAGGAGTGTATCCCCACCCTGCAACCCTTCCCACCTCAT GCCTCCAAATTGGAGAAGCAAAGCAGCATGCCAGAAAGTGACTATGACAACACATTCAATGACTCTGAGATAGATGATTCAGG TTTGTGCAGAAGGGGGAGGCTGAGGAGCACTGGTTGGCTGGGGGAGGGTAGCTCTGTTCCTGAGCTGGATGACTTGGAGATGGAGTCAGACCCCACGCTTCCCAGCACAGAAGACGTCATCCGCAAAACAGAGCAGATCACCAAGAATATCCAAGAGCTGTTGAGAGCTGCTCAGGAGAACAAACATGACAG CTTCATACCCTGCTCAGAAAGAATACATGTGGCTGTAACAGAAATGGCTGCCCTCTTTCCCAAG AAGCCACGCTCAGAGACTGTGAGAAGCTCTCTGCGCTTGTTGACCTCCAGTGCGTATCGGCTTCAGAGCGAGTGCAGGAAGGCGGTGTCTTCAGATGGCTGCCCAGGACCGGACATGCAGCTGGTCACCCAGCAGGTCATCCAATGTGCTTATGACATTGCCAAGGCTGCTAAGCAGCTTGTCACTGTTACCACAAAGGAGAATACCAACTAA
- the git2a gene encoding ARF GTPase-activating protein GIT2a isoform X3 yields MSKRLRNTEVCADCSVPEPRWASVNRGVLICDECCSVHRSLGRHSSQVRHLTHTPWPPTQLQMVQTLYSNGANSIWEHSLLDPASVMSGKRKANPQDKLHPNKSEFIRAKYQMLAFVHRMPCREDDNLTAKDLSKQLHSSVRTGNLETCLRLLSLGAQANFFHPEKGNTPLHVAAKAGQVSQAELLTVYGADPGAPDSNGKTPIDYAREAGHHDLADRLVEIQYELTDRLAFYLCGRKPDHKNGQHFIVPQMADSSLDLSDLAKAAKKKLQSLSNHLFEELAMDVYDEVDRRETDAVWLTTQNHSTLVTETTVVPFLPVNPEYSSTRNQGRQKLARFNAHEFATLVIDILSDAKRRQQGNSVASPKDNVELILKRVALRHCSDSQDNDQPDYDSVASDEDTDQEVSSSKGDRTKSLDSDLSDGPITMHEYLEVKNALSASEVKIQQLMKANNNLSDELRLMQKKLQSLQSENTSLRRQVTTNIYQIPSGSDYPDPSSPSALKRRQSARASRPMSMYETGSGLKPYLPKGETPYPEECIPTLQPFPPHTERGAFVTTSSSLPSFPSTLSWSKDESAQKASKLEKQSSMPESDYDNTFNDSEIDDSGLCRRGRLRSTGWLGEGSSVPELDDLEMESDPTLPSTEDVIRKTEQITKNIQELLRAAQENKHDSFIPCSERIHVAVTEMAALFPKKPRSETVRSSLRLLTSSAYRLQSECRKAVSSDGCPGPDMQLVTQQVIQCAYDIAKAAKQLVTVTTKENTN; encoded by the exons aACCTCGCTGGGCCTCGGTGAATCGGGGCGTGTTGATTTGCGATGAGTGCTGCAGTGTTCATCGAAGTCTGGGAAGACATAGCTCCCAGGTCCGCCACCTGACGCACACACCATGGCCTCCTACACAGCTACAG ATGGTTCAGACATTATACAGCAATGGTGCCAATTCAATATGGGAGCACTCCCTTCTGGACCCTGCATCTGTGATGAGTGGAAAACGCAAGGCTAACCCTCAGGACAAACTGCA CCCAAACAAGTCAGAGTTTATAAGAGCCAAATATCAAATGTTGGCATTTGTCCATCGCATGCCTTGCCGGGAGGATGACAACTTGACAGCCAAGGATTTAAGCAAG CAACTTCATTCAAGCGTTCGCACTGGGAATCTCGAGACCTGTTTGAGGTTACTATCTCTGGGAGCACAAGCAAATTTTTTTCACCCA GAAAAAGGAAACACCCCCCTGCATGTAGCTGCAAAGGCAGGACAAGTGTCTCAGGCTGAGCTGTTAACTGTGTATGGGGCAGATCCTGGAGCCCCTGACAGCAATGGCAAAACTCCCATTGACTATGCAAG GGAAGCGGGCCACCATGACCTGGCAGACAGACTGGTTGAGATTCAGTATGAACTAACAGATCGACTGGCGTTCTACCtgtgtgggagaaaaccag ATCATAAAAATGGCCAGCACTTCATTGTTCCACAGATGGCTGACAG CAGTCTGGATTTATCAGACCTGGCCAAAGCAGCGAAGAAGAAACTACAGTCG CTCAGTAATCATTTATTTGAGGAGCTGGCCATGGATGTGTATGATGAGGTGGACAGACGAGAGACTGATGcgg TGTGGTTGACCACACAGAATCACAGCACTCTGGTGACTGAGACGACGGTGGTGCCTTTTCTTCCTGTGAATCCAGAGTATTCATCAACACGAAACCAG gGGCGACAAAAGCTTGCACGGTTTAACGCACATGAATTTGCAACTCTCGTGATCGACATACTAAGTGATGCTAAGCGCAGACAACAAGGGAATTCAGTAGCCAGTCCCAAAG ATAATGTCGAACTTATCCTGAAGCGTGTGGCCCTCAGGCACTGTAGTGACAGCCAGGACAATGACCAGCCTGACTACGACAGTGTGGCGTCGGATGAGGATACAGATCAAGAGGTCTCCTCAAGCAAAGGAGATAGGACCAAA AGTCTGGACTCCGATCTCTCAGACGGCCCTATTACTATGCATGAATATTTGGAGGTGAAGAACGCACTCTCTGCCTCTGAAGTCAAGATCCAACAACTCATGAAAGCCAACAACAACCTGAGTGACGAGCTGAGGCTGATGCAGAAAAAG CTGCAATCTCTGCAAAGTGAGAACACCTCTCTCAGGCGGCAGGTCACAACCAATATCTATCAGATCCCCAGCGGTTCAGACTACCCCGACCCCTCGAGCCCCTCAGCCCTGAAACGCCGGCAGTCTGCGCGGGCCAGTCGGCCCATGTCTATGTATGAGACCGGCTCAGGCCTGAAGCCCTATCTCCCTAAAGGAGAAACTCCCTACCCTGAGGAGTGTATCCCCACCCTGCAACCCTTCCCACCTCAT ACAGAAAGGGGCGCTTTTGTGACCACCTCTTCATCCCTCCCCTCATTTCCATCCACCCTGTCTTGGTCAAAGGACGAAAGCGCTCAAAAG GCCTCCAAATTGGAGAAGCAAAGCAGCATGCCAGAAAGTGACTATGACAACACATTCAATGACTCTGAGATAGATGATTCAGG TTTGTGCAGAAGGGGGAGGCTGAGGAGCACTGGTTGGCTGGGGGAGGGTAGCTCTGTTCCTGAGCTGGATGACTTGGAGATGGAGTCAGACCCCACGCTTCCCAGCACAGAAGACGTCATCCGCAAAACAGAGCAGATCACCAAGAATATCCAAGAGCTGTTGAGAGCTGCTCAGGAGAACAAACATGACAG CTTCATACCCTGCTCAGAAAGAATACATGTGGCTGTAACAGAAATGGCTGCCCTCTTTCCCAAG AAGCCACGCTCAGAGACTGTGAGAAGCTCTCTGCGCTTGTTGACCTCCAGTGCGTATCGGCTTCAGAGCGAGTGCAGGAAGGCGGTGTCTTCAGATGGCTGCCCAGGACCGGACATGCAGCTGGTCACCCAGCAGGTCATCCAATGTGCTTATGACATTGCCAAGGCTGCTAAGCAGCTTGTCACTGTTACCACAAAGGAGAATACCAACTAA
- the git2a gene encoding ARF GTPase-activating protein GIT2a isoform X1 encodes MSKRLRNTEVCADCSVPEPRWASVNRGVLICDECCSVHRSLGRHSSQVRHLTHTPWPPTQLQMVQTLYSNGANSIWEHSLLDPASVMSGKRKANPQDKLHPNKSEFIRAKYQMLAFVHRMPCREDDNLTAKDLSKQLHSSVRTGNLETCLRLLSLGAQANFFHPEKGNTPLHVAAKAGQVSQAELLTVYGADPGAPDSNGKTPIDYAREAGHHDLADRLVEIQYELTDRLAFYLCGRKPDHKNGQHFIVPQMADSSLDLSDLAKAAKKKLQSLSNHLFEELAMDVYDEVDRRETDAVWLTTQNHSTLVTETTVVPFLPVNPEYSSTRNQGRQKLARFNAHEFATLVIDILSDAKRRQQGNSVASPKDNVELILKRVALRHCSDSQDNDQPDYDSVASDEDTDQEVSSSKGDRTKSLDSDLSDGPITMHEYLEVKNALSASEVKIQQLMKANNNLSDELRLMQKKLQSLQSENTSLRRQVTTNIYQIPSGSDYPDPSSPSALKRRQSARASRPMSMYETGSGLKPYLPKGETPYPEECIPTLQPFPPHTELSCTSKKMLLLQDLKTERGAFVTTSSSLPSFPSTLSWSKDESAQKASKLEKQSSMPESDYDNTFNDSEIDDSGLCRRGRLRSTGWLGEGSSVPELDDLEMESDPTLPSTEDVIRKTEQITKNIQELLRAAQENKHDSFIPCSERIHVAVTEMAALFPKKPRSETVRSSLRLLTSSAYRLQSECRKAVSSDGCPGPDMQLVTQQVIQCAYDIAKAAKQLVTVTTKENTN; translated from the exons aACCTCGCTGGGCCTCGGTGAATCGGGGCGTGTTGATTTGCGATGAGTGCTGCAGTGTTCATCGAAGTCTGGGAAGACATAGCTCCCAGGTCCGCCACCTGACGCACACACCATGGCCTCCTACACAGCTACAG ATGGTTCAGACATTATACAGCAATGGTGCCAATTCAATATGGGAGCACTCCCTTCTGGACCCTGCATCTGTGATGAGTGGAAAACGCAAGGCTAACCCTCAGGACAAACTGCA CCCAAACAAGTCAGAGTTTATAAGAGCCAAATATCAAATGTTGGCATTTGTCCATCGCATGCCTTGCCGGGAGGATGACAACTTGACAGCCAAGGATTTAAGCAAG CAACTTCATTCAAGCGTTCGCACTGGGAATCTCGAGACCTGTTTGAGGTTACTATCTCTGGGAGCACAAGCAAATTTTTTTCACCCA GAAAAAGGAAACACCCCCCTGCATGTAGCTGCAAAGGCAGGACAAGTGTCTCAGGCTGAGCTGTTAACTGTGTATGGGGCAGATCCTGGAGCCCCTGACAGCAATGGCAAAACTCCCATTGACTATGCAAG GGAAGCGGGCCACCATGACCTGGCAGACAGACTGGTTGAGATTCAGTATGAACTAACAGATCGACTGGCGTTCTACCtgtgtgggagaaaaccag ATCATAAAAATGGCCAGCACTTCATTGTTCCACAGATGGCTGACAG CAGTCTGGATTTATCAGACCTGGCCAAAGCAGCGAAGAAGAAACTACAGTCG CTCAGTAATCATTTATTTGAGGAGCTGGCCATGGATGTGTATGATGAGGTGGACAGACGAGAGACTGATGcgg TGTGGTTGACCACACAGAATCACAGCACTCTGGTGACTGAGACGACGGTGGTGCCTTTTCTTCCTGTGAATCCAGAGTATTCATCAACACGAAACCAG gGGCGACAAAAGCTTGCACGGTTTAACGCACATGAATTTGCAACTCTCGTGATCGACATACTAAGTGATGCTAAGCGCAGACAACAAGGGAATTCAGTAGCCAGTCCCAAAG ATAATGTCGAACTTATCCTGAAGCGTGTGGCCCTCAGGCACTGTAGTGACAGCCAGGACAATGACCAGCCTGACTACGACAGTGTGGCGTCGGATGAGGATACAGATCAAGAGGTCTCCTCAAGCAAAGGAGATAGGACCAAA AGTCTGGACTCCGATCTCTCAGACGGCCCTATTACTATGCATGAATATTTGGAGGTGAAGAACGCACTCTCTGCCTCTGAAGTCAAGATCCAACAACTCATGAAAGCCAACAACAACCTGAGTGACGAGCTGAGGCTGATGCAGAAAAAG CTGCAATCTCTGCAAAGTGAGAACACCTCTCTCAGGCGGCAGGTCACAACCAATATCTATCAGATCCCCAGCGGTTCAGACTACCCCGACCCCTCGAGCCCCTCAGCCCTGAAACGCCGGCAGTCTGCGCGGGCCAGTCGGCCCATGTCTATGTATGAGACCGGCTCAGGCCTGAAGCCCTATCTCCCTAAAGGAGAAACTCCCTACCCTGAGGAGTGTATCCCCACCCTGCAACCCTTCCCACCTCAT acagAACTTAGTTGTACAAGCAAGAAGATGCTGTTATTACAAGATCTGAAG ACAGAAAGGGGCGCTTTTGTGACCACCTCTTCATCCCTCCCCTCATTTCCATCCACCCTGTCTTGGTCAAAGGACGAAAGCGCTCAAAAG GCCTCCAAATTGGAGAAGCAAAGCAGCATGCCAGAAAGTGACTATGACAACACATTCAATGACTCTGAGATAGATGATTCAGG TTTGTGCAGAAGGGGGAGGCTGAGGAGCACTGGTTGGCTGGGGGAGGGTAGCTCTGTTCCTGAGCTGGATGACTTGGAGATGGAGTCAGACCCCACGCTTCCCAGCACAGAAGACGTCATCCGCAAAACAGAGCAGATCACCAAGAATATCCAAGAGCTGTTGAGAGCTGCTCAGGAGAACAAACATGACAG CTTCATACCCTGCTCAGAAAGAATACATGTGGCTGTAACAGAAATGGCTGCCCTCTTTCCCAAG AAGCCACGCTCAGAGACTGTGAGAAGCTCTCTGCGCTTGTTGACCTCCAGTGCGTATCGGCTTCAGAGCGAGTGCAGGAAGGCGGTGTCTTCAGATGGCTGCCCAGGACCGGACATGCAGCTGGTCACCCAGCAGGTCATCCAATGTGCTTATGACATTGCCAAGGCTGCTAAGCAGCTTGTCACTGTTACCACAAAGGAGAATACCAACTAA
- the git2a gene encoding ARF GTPase-activating protein GIT2a isoform X5 — translation MSKRLRNTEVCADCSVPEPRWASVNRGVLICDECCSVHRSLGRHSSQVRHLTHTPWPPTQLQMVQTLYSNGANSIWEHSLLDPASVMSGKRKANPQDKLHPNKSEFIRAKYQMLAFVHRMPCREDDNLTAKDLSKQLHSSVRTGNLETCLRLLSLGAQANFFHPEKGNTPLHVAAKAGQVSQAELLTVYGADPGAPDSNGKTPIDYAREAGHHDLADRLVEIQYELTDRLAFYLCGRKPDHKNGQHFIVPQMADSSLDLSDLAKAAKKKLQSLSNHLFEELAMDVYDEVDRRETDAVWLTTQNHSTLVTETTVVPFLPVNPEYSSTRNQGRQKLARFNAHEFATLVIDILSDAKRRQQGNSVASPKDNVELILKRVALRHCSDSQDNDQPDYDSVASDEDTDQEVSSSKGDRTKSLDSDLSDGPITMHEYLEVKNALSASEVKIQQLMKANNNLSDELRLMQKKLQSLQSENTSLRRQVTTNIYQIPSGSDYPDPSSPSALKRRQSARASRPMSMYETGSGLKPYLPKGETPYPEECIPTLQPFPPHDESAQKASKLEKQSSMPESDYDNTFNDSEIDDSGLCRRGRLRSTGWLGEGSSVPELDDLEMESDPTLPSTEDVIRKTEQITKNIQELLRAAQENKHDSFIPCSERIHVAVTEMAALFPKKPRSETVRSSLRLLTSSAYRLQSECRKAVSSDGCPGPDMQLVTQQVIQCAYDIAKAAKQLVTVTTKENTN, via the exons aACCTCGCTGGGCCTCGGTGAATCGGGGCGTGTTGATTTGCGATGAGTGCTGCAGTGTTCATCGAAGTCTGGGAAGACATAGCTCCCAGGTCCGCCACCTGACGCACACACCATGGCCTCCTACACAGCTACAG ATGGTTCAGACATTATACAGCAATGGTGCCAATTCAATATGGGAGCACTCCCTTCTGGACCCTGCATCTGTGATGAGTGGAAAACGCAAGGCTAACCCTCAGGACAAACTGCA CCCAAACAAGTCAGAGTTTATAAGAGCCAAATATCAAATGTTGGCATTTGTCCATCGCATGCCTTGCCGGGAGGATGACAACTTGACAGCCAAGGATTTAAGCAAG CAACTTCATTCAAGCGTTCGCACTGGGAATCTCGAGACCTGTTTGAGGTTACTATCTCTGGGAGCACAAGCAAATTTTTTTCACCCA GAAAAAGGAAACACCCCCCTGCATGTAGCTGCAAAGGCAGGACAAGTGTCTCAGGCTGAGCTGTTAACTGTGTATGGGGCAGATCCTGGAGCCCCTGACAGCAATGGCAAAACTCCCATTGACTATGCAAG GGAAGCGGGCCACCATGACCTGGCAGACAGACTGGTTGAGATTCAGTATGAACTAACAGATCGACTGGCGTTCTACCtgtgtgggagaaaaccag ATCATAAAAATGGCCAGCACTTCATTGTTCCACAGATGGCTGACAG CAGTCTGGATTTATCAGACCTGGCCAAAGCAGCGAAGAAGAAACTACAGTCG CTCAGTAATCATTTATTTGAGGAGCTGGCCATGGATGTGTATGATGAGGTGGACAGACGAGAGACTGATGcgg TGTGGTTGACCACACAGAATCACAGCACTCTGGTGACTGAGACGACGGTGGTGCCTTTTCTTCCTGTGAATCCAGAGTATTCATCAACACGAAACCAG gGGCGACAAAAGCTTGCACGGTTTAACGCACATGAATTTGCAACTCTCGTGATCGACATACTAAGTGATGCTAAGCGCAGACAACAAGGGAATTCAGTAGCCAGTCCCAAAG ATAATGTCGAACTTATCCTGAAGCGTGTGGCCCTCAGGCACTGTAGTGACAGCCAGGACAATGACCAGCCTGACTACGACAGTGTGGCGTCGGATGAGGATACAGATCAAGAGGTCTCCTCAAGCAAAGGAGATAGGACCAAA AGTCTGGACTCCGATCTCTCAGACGGCCCTATTACTATGCATGAATATTTGGAGGTGAAGAACGCACTCTCTGCCTCTGAAGTCAAGATCCAACAACTCATGAAAGCCAACAACAACCTGAGTGACGAGCTGAGGCTGATGCAGAAAAAG CTGCAATCTCTGCAAAGTGAGAACACCTCTCTCAGGCGGCAGGTCACAACCAATATCTATCAGATCCCCAGCGGTTCAGACTACCCCGACCCCTCGAGCCCCTCAGCCCTGAAACGCCGGCAGTCTGCGCGGGCCAGTCGGCCCATGTCTATGTATGAGACCGGCTCAGGCCTGAAGCCCTATCTCCCTAAAGGAGAAACTCCCTACCCTGAGGAGTGTATCCCCACCCTGCAACCCTTCCCACCTCAT GACGAAAGCGCTCAAAAG GCCTCCAAATTGGAGAAGCAAAGCAGCATGCCAGAAAGTGACTATGACAACACATTCAATGACTCTGAGATAGATGATTCAGG TTTGTGCAGAAGGGGGAGGCTGAGGAGCACTGGTTGGCTGGGGGAGGGTAGCTCTGTTCCTGAGCTGGATGACTTGGAGATGGAGTCAGACCCCACGCTTCCCAGCACAGAAGACGTCATCCGCAAAACAGAGCAGATCACCAAGAATATCCAAGAGCTGTTGAGAGCTGCTCAGGAGAACAAACATGACAG CTTCATACCCTGCTCAGAAAGAATACATGTGGCTGTAACAGAAATGGCTGCCCTCTTTCCCAAG AAGCCACGCTCAGAGACTGTGAGAAGCTCTCTGCGCTTGTTGACCTCCAGTGCGTATCGGCTTCAGAGCGAGTGCAGGAAGGCGGTGTCTTCAGATGGCTGCCCAGGACCGGACATGCAGCTGGTCACCCAGCAGGTCATCCAATGTGCTTATGACATTGCCAAGGCTGCTAAGCAGCTTGTCACTGTTACCACAAAGGAGAATACCAACTAA
- the git2a gene encoding ARF GTPase-activating protein GIT2a isoform X8 has translation MSKRLRNTEVCADCSVPEPRWASVNRGVLICDECCSVHRSLGRHSSQVRHLTHTPWPPTQLQMVQTLYSNGANSIWEHSLLDPASVMSGKRKANPQDKLHPNKSEFIRAKYQMLAFVHRMPCREDDNLTAKDLSKQLHSSVRTGNLETCLRLLSLGAQANFFHPEKGNTPLHVAAKAGQVSQAELLTVYGADPGAPDSNGKTPIDYAREAGHHDLADRLVEIQYELTDRLAFYLCGRKPDHKNGQHFIVPQMADSSLDLSDLAKAAKKKLQSLSNHLFEELAMDVYDEVDRRETDAVWLTTQNHSTLVTETTVVPFLPVNPEYSSTRNQGRQKLARFNAHEFATLVIDILSDAKRRQQGNSVASPKDNVELILKRVALRHCSDSQDNDQPDYDSVASDEDTDQEVSSSKGDRTKSLDSDLSDGPITMHEYLEVKNALSASEVKIQQLMKANNNLSDELRLMQKKTERGAFVTTSSSLPSFPSTLSWSKDESAQKASKLEKQSSMPESDYDNTFNDSEIDDSGLCRRGRLRSTGWLGEGSSVPELDDLEMESDPTLPSTEDVIRKTEQITKNIQELLRAAQENKHDSFIPCSERIHVAVTEMAALFPKKPRSETVRSSLRLLTSSAYRLQSECRKAVSSDGCPGPDMQLVTQQVIQCAYDIAKAAKQLVTVTTKENTN, from the exons aACCTCGCTGGGCCTCGGTGAATCGGGGCGTGTTGATTTGCGATGAGTGCTGCAGTGTTCATCGAAGTCTGGGAAGACATAGCTCCCAGGTCCGCCACCTGACGCACACACCATGGCCTCCTACACAGCTACAG ATGGTTCAGACATTATACAGCAATGGTGCCAATTCAATATGGGAGCACTCCCTTCTGGACCCTGCATCTGTGATGAGTGGAAAACGCAAGGCTAACCCTCAGGACAAACTGCA CCCAAACAAGTCAGAGTTTATAAGAGCCAAATATCAAATGTTGGCATTTGTCCATCGCATGCCTTGCCGGGAGGATGACAACTTGACAGCCAAGGATTTAAGCAAG CAACTTCATTCAAGCGTTCGCACTGGGAATCTCGAGACCTGTTTGAGGTTACTATCTCTGGGAGCACAAGCAAATTTTTTTCACCCA GAAAAAGGAAACACCCCCCTGCATGTAGCTGCAAAGGCAGGACAAGTGTCTCAGGCTGAGCTGTTAACTGTGTATGGGGCAGATCCTGGAGCCCCTGACAGCAATGGCAAAACTCCCATTGACTATGCAAG GGAAGCGGGCCACCATGACCTGGCAGACAGACTGGTTGAGATTCAGTATGAACTAACAGATCGACTGGCGTTCTACCtgtgtgggagaaaaccag ATCATAAAAATGGCCAGCACTTCATTGTTCCACAGATGGCTGACAG CAGTCTGGATTTATCAGACCTGGCCAAAGCAGCGAAGAAGAAACTACAGTCG CTCAGTAATCATTTATTTGAGGAGCTGGCCATGGATGTGTATGATGAGGTGGACAGACGAGAGACTGATGcgg TGTGGTTGACCACACAGAATCACAGCACTCTGGTGACTGAGACGACGGTGGTGCCTTTTCTTCCTGTGAATCCAGAGTATTCATCAACACGAAACCAG gGGCGACAAAAGCTTGCACGGTTTAACGCACATGAATTTGCAACTCTCGTGATCGACATACTAAGTGATGCTAAGCGCAGACAACAAGGGAATTCAGTAGCCAGTCCCAAAG ATAATGTCGAACTTATCCTGAAGCGTGTGGCCCTCAGGCACTGTAGTGACAGCCAGGACAATGACCAGCCTGACTACGACAGTGTGGCGTCGGATGAGGATACAGATCAAGAGGTCTCCTCAAGCAAAGGAGATAGGACCAAA AGTCTGGACTCCGATCTCTCAGACGGCCCTATTACTATGCATGAATATTTGGAGGTGAAGAACGCACTCTCTGCCTCTGAAGTCAAGATCCAACAACTCATGAAAGCCAACAACAACCTGAGTGACGAGCTGAGGCTGATGCAGAAAAAG ACAGAAAGGGGCGCTTTTGTGACCACCTCTTCATCCCTCCCCTCATTTCCATCCACCCTGTCTTGGTCAAAGGACGAAAGCGCTCAAAAG GCCTCCAAATTGGAGAAGCAAAGCAGCATGCCAGAAAGTGACTATGACAACACATTCAATGACTCTGAGATAGATGATTCAGG TTTGTGCAGAAGGGGGAGGCTGAGGAGCACTGGTTGGCTGGGGGAGGGTAGCTCTGTTCCTGAGCTGGATGACTTGGAGATGGAGTCAGACCCCACGCTTCCCAGCACAGAAGACGTCATCCGCAAAACAGAGCAGATCACCAAGAATATCCAAGAGCTGTTGAGAGCTGCTCAGGAGAACAAACATGACAG CTTCATACCCTGCTCAGAAAGAATACATGTGGCTGTAACAGAAATGGCTGCCCTCTTTCCCAAG AAGCCACGCTCAGAGACTGTGAGAAGCTCTCTGCGCTTGTTGACCTCCAGTGCGTATCGGCTTCAGAGCGAGTGCAGGAAGGCGGTGTCTTCAGATGGCTGCCCAGGACCGGACATGCAGCTGGTCACCCAGCAGGTCATCCAATGTGCTTATGACATTGCCAAGGCTGCTAAGCAGCTTGTCACTGTTACCACAAAGGAGAATACCAACTAA